The following are from one region of the Endozoicomonas sp. 4G genome:
- the sycN gene encoding type III secretion chaperone SycN, translated as MDWRDEVVSDIGRGMGVEGLSFGASGVISIEFESERTLYLETQEEGVLIYMVQGLSRFDAAKSLVHALRKCHYTQSLVLPLQAGLKGEEELVWLIYLNNEQFSRPTVESAIETIMRQSEQLAA; from the coding sequence ATTGGCGCGATGAAGTGGTTTCAGATATCGGTCGGGGAATGGGTGTTGAGGGACTCAGTTTCGGCGCATCCGGCGTGATCAGCATTGAGTTTGAATCTGAAAGAACCCTGTATCTGGAAACACAGGAAGAGGGCGTTCTTATCTACATGGTTCAGGGCTTGTCTCGATTCGATGCCGCCAAAAGTCTGGTTCATGCCCTGAGAAAATGTCATTACACCCAGTCTCTTGTGCTGCCATTACAGGCAGGACTCAAGGGAGAGGAAGAACTGGTCTGGTTGATTTATCTCAATAATGAACAGTTCTCCCGCCCAACCGTTGAAAGTGCCATCGAAACCATAATGAGACAATCTGAGCAGCTTGCTGCTTAA
- a CDS encoding EscI/YscI/HrpB family type III secretion system inner rod protein yields the protein MAENIINSKGLTEKALESAETFAAPEKVDAGAADKFGSLLSGDADGQQAIQAASAVGQPEGEALTLGDKILRGMQGLKEHVEAGKENVVSNLQPGEAMTMQDMFKTQMAMTNLMVTEDYIGKIVSKSTQTFDTLLRNQ from the coding sequence ATGGCCGAAAATATTATCAACTCAAAAGGCCTGACAGAGAAAGCGCTTGAATCTGCCGAAACCTTTGCTGCTCCAGAGAAAGTGGATGCAGGTGCAGCAGATAAATTTGGCAGCTTGCTTTCAGGTGATGCCGACGGACAGCAGGCAATACAAGCTGCTTCAGCGGTTGGGCAGCCAGAAGGGGAAGCCCTGACCCTGGGAGATAAGATTCTCAGGGGGATGCAGGGTTTAAAAGAGCATGTGGAAGCCGGTAAGGAGAATGTGGTTTCCAACCTGCAGCCTGGTGAAGCCATGACCATGCAGGACATGTTTAAAACCCAGATGGCCATGACCAACCTGATGGTCACCGAGGATTACATAGGGAAGATCGTCAGTAAGAGTACTCAGACGTTTGATACTCTGCTGCGAAATCAGTAA
- the sctJ gene encoding type III secretion inner membrane ring lipoprotein SctJ: protein MSKGTVHRTLKYLGVICLSLLLSGCQVELYSGLSEKEGNDMLAILLDGGIPAEKLINKDKMVTLMVPSEEVSRSIKLLRGYGYPKEKYSSIGDIFPKDGLISSPTEERARYTYSMSQELSSTLSMIDGVITARVHVVLPQEQDSLNDVNYPSSASVFIKYTPELELAGFIPKVKTLVSNSIEGLSLDKITVSLFPATRINQGGSAAPKMESVFFVKVNPASAGALRGVVYGLLFLLMVALAGCGALYWMMFMKKGKKKVRKS, encoded by the coding sequence ATGAGCAAGGGAACTGTGCACCGTACTCTAAAATACCTGGGAGTCATCTGCCTCAGCCTGCTGCTGTCGGGGTGTCAGGTGGAGCTCTATTCCGGCCTTTCTGAAAAGGAAGGCAATGATATGCTGGCCATCCTGCTCGATGGTGGCATACCCGCAGAAAAGCTTATCAATAAAGACAAGATGGTAACCCTGATGGTGCCATCAGAAGAAGTTTCACGTTCCATCAAGTTGCTCCGTGGCTATGGATATCCCAAGGAGAAGTATTCTTCCATTGGTGATATTTTTCCAAAAGATGGCCTGATCTCTTCACCCACTGAAGAGCGAGCCCGCTATACCTATTCCATGTCCCAGGAGCTTTCATCAACATTATCCATGATTGATGGCGTTATCACCGCTCGTGTCCATGTGGTTCTGCCTCAGGAGCAGGATTCTCTGAATGATGTCAATTACCCTTCCTCAGCTTCCGTCTTTATCAAGTACACACCGGAACTGGAGCTGGCGGGTTTCATTCCAAAGGTTAAAACACTGGTGTCTAATAGTATTGAAGGTTTGTCCCTGGATAAAATCACGGTTTCGCTCTTTCCTGCTACTCGCATTAATCAGGGAGGCAGTGCCGCCCCGAAAATGGAATCGGTATTTTTTGTTAAGGTAAATCCTGCTTCCGCCGGGGCTCTGAGGGGGGTTGTCTATGGACTCTTGTTTCTCTTGATGGTGGCTCTTGCCGGTTGTGGGGCACTGTATTGGATGATGTTCATGAAGAAAGGCAAGAAAAAAGTCAGGAAAAGTTAA
- a CDS encoding SctK family type III secretion system sorting platform protein, whose protein sequence is MNAEQPHLQEDPQSELFQSIAEFNLYLVRFIHHSWLKTIKLSPLVKQLRQAGHADYYLSHFLLTEFKLNNDYDYDFDEKHKRVALADEEALTKLAFYLGIILNESVIRNTLRKQERMLLKKTLGEDGFRFAVKKAQFFSRIRSDQGPSFLIDWDHLDRFKRYLLQSGFQVLGRAFSDSSPAFTKRLELKLPVSFRDDLQSSEKSGLDIRQCKTLVVKAHKEVNREWRHLLV, encoded by the coding sequence ATGAACGCAGAACAGCCACACCTTCAGGAAGATCCTCAATCAGAACTGTTTCAGTCCATTGCTGAATTTAATCTGTACCTGGTGCGCTTTATTCATCACAGCTGGTTGAAAACCATCAAGTTATCGCCTCTGGTCAAACAGCTGAGACAGGCCGGTCATGCAGATTACTATCTGTCTCATTTTTTATTAACAGAGTTCAAGCTGAACAATGACTATGATTACGACTTTGATGAAAAGCACAAAAGAGTAGCACTGGCTGACGAAGAAGCCCTTACAAAACTGGCTTTTTATCTGGGTATTATTTTAAACGAAAGTGTTATTCGAAATACCCTTCGCAAGCAGGAAAGGATGTTGTTAAAGAAAACGCTGGGTGAGGACGGGTTTCGTTTTGCCGTTAAAAAGGCGCAGTTTTTCAGTCGCATCAGAAGCGACCAGGGGCCCAGTTTTTTAATTGACTGGGATCATCTGGATCGTTTTAAGCGTTATCTTCTGCAATCCGGTTTTCAGGTGCTCGGAAGGGCTTTCTCAGACAGTTCACCGGCCTTTACCAAAAGGCTGGAACTAAAGCTGCCAGTTTCGTTTCGTGATGATCTCCAGAGTTCAGAGAAGTCCGGTCTGGATATCAGACAGTGCAAGACACTGGTCGTTAAAGCACATAAAGAGGTGAATAGAGAATGGCGTCACCTGTTGGTCTGA
- a CDS encoding HrpE/YscL family type III secretion apparatus protein, which yields MASPVGLTSGQLMIDPSAKVLKSQDYADYLESEEIIRKARDHAREILEQSRQAYEKEKQRGFEEGLAESKVDQAEQMLKVVSRTINYLSEVEKALADILMSGIKKIIGDYDQEELAVSLVKNALQHVRNEKQVTIRIPPSQFKMVKARLNEILAEYKGVGFIDLVSDERLSTGDCIMESDIGVVDASVDLQIKALQKRFERINSEAVNNITNDHSMFDKPE from the coding sequence ATGGCGTCACCTGTTGGTCTGACCTCTGGGCAGTTGATGATTGACCCGTCAGCGAAAGTCCTGAAATCACAAGATTATGCCGACTATCTTGAGTCTGAAGAAATCATCAGGAAAGCCCGGGATCATGCCAGAGAAATACTGGAGCAGTCTCGTCAGGCCTACGAGAAGGAAAAGCAGAGAGGTTTTGAAGAAGGGTTAGCAGAAAGCAAAGTGGACCAGGCTGAGCAGATGCTTAAGGTTGTCAGTCGAACCATAAACTATCTCTCTGAGGTGGAGAAAGCCCTGGCCGATATTTTAATGTCGGGGATTAAAAAAATTATCGGTGACTATGACCAGGAAGAGCTGGCCGTAAGTTTGGTCAAAAATGCACTACAGCACGTCAGAAATGAGAAGCAGGTCACCATTCGCATCCCGCCCAGCCAATTCAAGATGGTTAAGGCAAGACTCAATGAAATACTGGCAGAGTACAAAGGTGTAGGCTTTATAGATCTTGTGTCGGATGAGCGCCTGTCTACCGGTGACTGTATCATGGAGAGTGACATCGGGGTCGTTGACGCCAGTGTCGATCTGCAAATCAAGGCACTGCAAAAACGTTTTGAGAGAATTAACTCTGAAGCGGTAAACAATATAACCAACGACCACTCAATGTTTGATAAGCCTGAATGA
- the frdA gene encoding fumarate reductase (quinol) flavoprotein subunit, with product MQVIKTDVAIVGAGGTGLRAAIAVAEKDPNLNIALLSKVYPMRSHTVAAEGGSAGVIQDHDSFENHFKDTVSGGDWLCDQEAVDYFVQNSTEEMIRLEHWGCPWSRKPDGDINVRPFGGMKIERTWFAADKSGFHMLHTLYQTSVKYPAIERFDEYFATDLIVEDGRAQGVVAIEVKTGEPKVFLAKTVILATGGSGRVFRFNTNGAIVTGDGHGMAMRAGAPLRDMEFVQYHPTGLPGSGILMTEGCRGEGGILLNKHGYRYLQDYGLGPETPVGQPKNKYMELGPRDKLSQAFWHEQRKGNTIETPLGDAVLLDLRHLGEKKLMERLPLICSLAKNYVGVDPVRQPVPVRPAVHYTMGGIRTDIHCASDIPGLYAAGECASVGMHGANRLGSNSLAETVVFGAVAGEKAAEFAQQAVMSDEKKLLDQAKMHLASIEHLRNAQGTEKASHIRHEMVKTMERCFGIYRIGEEMQEGVDKIAELRERFRNVQVEDRSKAFNTELLQAFELQSSLAVAETMAVGALNRKESRGAHQRIDGFEKRDDEQFLKHTLAYYNGDSAPRLDYQDVNITRYQPEERVYGAAAEKSDSK from the coding sequence ATGCAGGTCATTAAGACCGATGTTGCAATTGTAGGTGCTGGTGGTACTGGCCTTCGTGCAGCGATAGCGGTTGCAGAAAAAGACCCGAACCTGAACATCGCGCTGCTTTCAAAAGTATACCCGATGCGCAGTCACACCGTGGCGGCAGAAGGGGGCTCAGCGGGTGTTATTCAGGATCATGACTCTTTTGAGAATCACTTCAAAGATACCGTTTCCGGTGGCGACTGGCTCTGTGACCAGGAAGCTGTGGATTATTTTGTTCAGAACTCCACTGAAGAAATGATTCGTCTGGAGCACTGGGGATGTCCCTGGAGCCGAAAGCCGGATGGTGATATTAACGTACGTCCATTTGGCGGTATGAAGATTGAGAGAACCTGGTTTGCTGCTGACAAGTCCGGTTTCCACATGCTGCATACGCTTTACCAGACATCTGTCAAATATCCCGCTATTGAGCGCTTTGACGAGTACTTTGCTACCGACCTGATTGTTGAGGATGGCCGTGCCCAGGGCGTAGTGGCCATTGAAGTTAAAACCGGTGAGCCAAAGGTTTTCCTGGCTAAGACGGTGATTCTGGCAACCGGTGGTTCTGGTCGTGTATTCCGCTTCAACACCAATGGCGCTATTGTCACCGGTGATGGCCATGGCATGGCGATGAGAGCCGGTGCACCACTGAGAGATATGGAGTTTGTTCAATACCACCCAACCGGTCTGCCCGGTTCAGGTATTCTGATGACCGAAGGTTGTCGAGGCGAAGGTGGCATTTTGCTTAATAAGCATGGCTACCGCTATTTGCAGGATTACGGTCTGGGACCTGAGACCCCCGTAGGTCAGCCAAAGAACAAATATATGGAACTGGGCCCCCGTGACAAGCTCTCTCAGGCTTTCTGGCATGAGCAGCGTAAAGGCAACACCATTGAAACCCCGCTGGGTGATGCTGTGTTGCTGGATCTTCGCCACCTGGGTGAAAAGAAACTGATGGAGCGCCTGCCCCTGATCTGCTCACTGGCTAAAAACTATGTGGGTGTTGATCCGGTTCGTCAGCCTGTTCCGGTACGTCCTGCAGTGCATTACACCATGGGTGGGATCCGTACTGATATTCACTGTGCCTCTGATATTCCCGGCCTCTACGCTGCGGGTGAATGCGCCAGTGTTGGTATGCACGGTGCTAACCGTCTGGGCTCAAACTCGCTGGCAGAAACGGTGGTATTCGGTGCAGTAGCCGGTGAGAAAGCGGCAGAGTTTGCTCAGCAGGCGGTGATGTCTGACGAGAAAAAACTGTTGGATCAGGCGAAAATGCATCTGGCCAGCATCGAACATCTGCGCAATGCCCAGGGCACTGAAAAAGCTTCTCACATTCGTCATGAGATGGTGAAAACCATGGAGCGCTGCTTTGGTATCTATCGAATCGGCGAAGAGATGCAGGAAGGGGTCGACAAGATTGCAGAACTTCGTGAGCGCTTCCGTAACGTGCAGGTTGAAGACCGCAGCAAGGCTTTCAACACTGAACTGTTGCAGGCTTTTGAACTGCAAAGCTCACTGGCTGTCGCTGAAACCATGGCAGTAGGCGCCCTGAATCGTAAGGAGTCTCGTGGTGCACATCAGCGTATTGATGGCTTTGAAAAACGTGACGACGAGCAGTTCCTGAAACACACCCTGGCTTACTATAACGGTGACTCAGCCCCCCGTTTGGATTATCAGGACGTCAATATTACCCGTTATCAGCCAGAAGAGCGTGTTTACGGCGCAGCGGCTGAGAAAAGCGATTCAAAGTGA
- a CDS encoding succinate dehydrogenase/fumarate reductase iron-sulfur subunit, whose product MSNKTINIEILRYNPESDDKPGYGTFEVPFLEEWSMLDALEYIKDELDSSLAYRWSCRMAVCGSCGMVINGTPKLGCETFLRDYQGTIKVEPLANFPIERDLVVDAEDFINKLESVKPYIINAMEKPVAEGVTRQTPEELSLYKQFSSCINCMLCYSACPQMGINPLFAGPAVIALGHRYNLDTRDDGYDERTEVIQGKNGVWSCTFVGYCSEVCPKSVDPAAAINQNKLQGAQDWALSFLMPRKGGQS is encoded by the coding sequence ATGAGTAACAAAACCATCAACATCGAGATTCTGAGATACAACCCGGAAAGCGATGACAAGCCTGGCTATGGCACCTTTGAGGTACCTTTTCTTGAAGAGTGGTCCATGCTGGATGCCCTTGAGTACATCAAGGATGAACTGGACTCTTCCCTGGCCTATCGCTGGTCCTGTCGTATGGCTGTTTGCGGCAGCTGTGGCATGGTCATTAATGGCACGCCCAAACTGGGTTGTGAGACCTTCCTGAGGGATTACCAAGGCACGATCAAGGTCGAGCCTTTGGCGAACTTCCCGATTGAGCGTGACCTGGTGGTGGATGCAGAAGACTTCATCAACAAACTGGAGTCTGTTAAACCCTACATCATTAACGCAATGGAAAAACCGGTGGCAGAAGGTGTGACCAGACAGACACCCGAAGAGCTGAGTCTGTACAAGCAGTTTTCCAGCTGCATCAACTGTATGCTTTGCTATTCAGCCTGCCCGCAAATGGGAATTAATCCGTTGTTTGCAGGTCCGGCGGTTATCGCACTGGGACACCGTTATAATCTGGATACGCGGGATGACGGTTATGATGAGCGTACCGAAGTGATTCAAGGTAAGAACGGTGTCTGGTCCTGTACCTTTGTCGGCTATTGCTCAGAAGTCTGCCCAAAGAGTGTCGATCCGGCTGCTGCCATTAACCAGAACAAGTTGCAGGGGGCTCAGGACTGGGCTTTGTCTTTCCTGATGCCGCGTAAAGGAGGTCAGTCATGA
- the frdD gene encoding fumarate reductase subunit FrdD codes for MSQKRHIEPLLWSLFGAGGTTIAFFFPAVILVILAVSLGVIPDDALSYERMSDFFLNNLVGQLLLLVALVPSYWACIHRIYHGLHDLGFHPGGGLKVLLYGATLVLSVVTVVLVLF; via the coding sequence ATGAGTCAGAAAAGACACATCGAGCCGTTGCTGTGGAGCTTGTTCGGTGCTGGTGGAACGACCATCGCCTTCTTTTTCCCGGCTGTGATTTTGGTGATCCTGGCGGTATCTCTGGGTGTGATTCCCGACGATGCATTGTCGTATGAAAGAATGTCAGATTTCTTTCTGAATAACCTGGTTGGACAGCTGCTGCTTCTAGTCGCGCTGGTGCCTTCTTACTGGGCCTGCATCCACCGGATTTACCACGGTCTGCATGATTTGGGTTTTCATCCGGGGGGTGGGCTGAAAGTACTGCTTTACGGGGCCACTTTGGTTTTGAGTGTGGTGACTGTGGTGTTGGTGCTGTTCTGA
- a CDS encoding adenosine deaminase: MIDSLPKAELHLHIEGTLEPELMFSLAERNAISLPYQSVEEVRAAYQFSSLQSFLDIYYAGAKVLQTEQDFYDLTWAYLERCQKDNVVHTEIFFDPQTHTDRGISFGTVFEGIDAALQDGKKQLGISSHIIMCFLRHLSAEDAMNTFAMSKPWHHRMIGVGLDSSEQGNPPRKFTEVFEKARQAGLKAVAHAGEEGPAEYIWEALKELKVLRVDHGVRCLDDDRLVQYLVENRIPLTVCPLSNVKLCVFDSLSDHNLKQMLDRGLCVTVNSDDPSYFGGYINDNFRATQTALGLDNQAVYQLLRNSFNASFLEHSERARHLARLDTLYQELSDD, encoded by the coding sequence ATGATTGACTCGTTACCCAAAGCAGAGCTCCATCTGCATATCGAAGGCACTCTGGAGCCCGAACTGATGTTTTCTCTGGCTGAAAGAAATGCCATCAGCCTGCCTTACCAAAGCGTTGAAGAGGTCCGGGCGGCCTATCAGTTTTCCAGTCTGCAATCCTTTCTGGATATTTATTATGCCGGTGCCAAGGTTCTTCAGACTGAGCAGGATTTCTACGATTTGACCTGGGCGTACCTGGAGCGCTGTCAAAAGGACAATGTGGTTCATACCGAGATTTTCTTTGATCCACAGACCCACACTGACAGAGGTATTTCCTTCGGCACGGTATTTGAGGGCATCGACGCCGCACTTCAGGATGGCAAAAAGCAGCTGGGTATCAGCAGTCATATCATTATGTGTTTTCTTCGTCATTTGAGTGCCGAGGACGCAATGAACACGTTTGCAATGTCCAAACCCTGGCATCACAGAATGATTGGCGTCGGTCTGGACTCTTCAGAGCAGGGAAACCCTCCCCGGAAGTTTACTGAGGTCTTTGAAAAAGCCAGGCAAGCGGGGTTGAAGGCCGTTGCTCATGCGGGAGAAGAAGGTCCGGCAGAGTACATCTGGGAGGCTTTGAAGGAACTGAAAGTATTGCGGGTTGACCATGGTGTTCGATGTTTGGACGACGATCGTCTGGTTCAGTACCTGGTTGAGAACCGTATTCCTCTGACAGTTTGTCCACTTTCGAACGTCAAGTTGTGTGTATTTGACAGTCTGTCAGACCATAATCTAAAACAGATGTTGGACAGAGGCCTCTGTGTCACCGTTAATTCTGATGATCCTTCCTACTTTGGCGGTTATATCAACGACAATTTTCGTGCGACGCAGACAGCGTTAGGTTTGGACAATCAGGCTGTTTATCAATTGCTTCGAAACAGCTTTAATGCCAGTTTTCTTGAGCATTCAGAGCGAGCCCGGCATCTGGCTCGTCTGGATACTCTCTATCAGGAGTTAAGTGATGACTAA
- a CDS encoding SDR family oxidoreductase, protein MTKTVVVTGANRGLGLEYCRQFLEKGYKVYACCRAPESAEDLLKLKQQNSEKLETVPLDVTQPAQRMNLKHSLQGEQVDLLINNAGVAGSRLKFGEVESEEWHKVLEINTIAPVLLAQELFELMPRGSKIVLMTSKMGSIADNTSGGSYLYRSSKAALNAVGKSMAHDLSDKGISVAICHPGWVLTEMGGPNALIDTQTSIKGLIEVIEQLGPENTGQFFNYDGALIPW, encoded by the coding sequence ATGACTAAAACGGTGGTGGTTACTGGAGCAAACCGGGGTCTGGGTCTGGAGTATTGCAGGCAGTTTTTGGAAAAAGGTTACAAAGTCTACGCCTGTTGTCGGGCACCGGAGTCGGCAGAGGATTTGCTCAAGTTGAAGCAGCAAAACAGCGAAAAGCTGGAAACCGTGCCTCTGGATGTCACCCAGCCTGCACAGAGAATGAATCTGAAGCATTCGTTGCAGGGGGAGCAGGTTGACCTATTGATCAATAATGCCGGGGTCGCTGGTTCTCGATTAAAATTTGGCGAGGTGGAGTCTGAAGAATGGCATAAGGTTCTGGAGATCAATACCATTGCACCGGTTTTGCTGGCGCAGGAGCTGTTTGAACTGATGCCCCGGGGGTCCAAGATTGTTTTGATGACCAGTAAAATGGGGAGTATTGCTGATAACACCAGCGGTGGGAGCTACCTGTACCGTTCCTCAAAAGCGGCATTAAATGCGGTTGGCAAGAGCATGGCCCACGATCTGTCGGACAAGGGAATCAGTGTAGCTATTTGTCATCCCGGTTGGGTTCTGACGGAAATGGGCGGGCCCAATGCCTTGATTGACACCCAAACCTCTATCAAAGGCCTGATTGAGGTGATTGAGCAGCTTGGGCCGGAAAATACCGGGCAGTTCTTTAATTACGACGGTGCCCTGATTCCCTGGTAA
- a CDS encoding anti-sigma factor: MHDRLDLSHPDERNQAAADYVLGLLTPDEKTQFEELMAVSQDTQREVQEWREHLDVLNETLPPVEPPKHIWKNIEKATRKKESFWCSLKFWQGSAFASVALTLIVVMANFQSVNPTGMEYVYVVNNQEKSPGWILNASLDSKKLVMDTVQPYSIPEGKACELWLVVDGVEPISLGMLPESGTKEMTLPRGWAERLSKAKIIVTLEDQKGASNGWDMGPVLDKGDWSTRTY; encoded by the coding sequence ATGCATGACCGCTTAGACCTGAGCCATCCTGATGAAAGAAATCAGGCCGCAGCAGACTATGTGCTCGGCTTGCTGACACCTGATGAAAAAACTCAATTTGAAGAATTAATGGCGGTAAGCCAGGATACTCAGCGTGAAGTACAAGAATGGCGAGAGCATCTGGATGTTCTGAACGAGACGCTGCCTCCTGTCGAGCCTCCAAAACATATCTGGAAAAACATTGAGAAAGCCACCCGCAAAAAAGAATCCTTCTGGTGCAGCCTGAAATTCTGGCAAGGCTCTGCTTTTGCCTCTGTTGCCCTGACCCTTATCGTGGTTATGGCAAACTTCCAGTCAGTCAATCCGACCGGCATGGAATACGTTTATGTCGTCAATAATCAGGAAAAAAGCCCCGGCTGGATTCTCAACGCCTCTCTGGACAGCAAGAAACTGGTCATGGACACCGTTCAGCCTTATTCCATCCCCGAGGGAAAAGCCTGTGAACTCTGGCTGGTGGTGGATGGTGTTGAGCCCATTTCTCTGGGAATGCTGCCTGAGTCCGGTACAAAAGAGATGACCCTGCCCAGGGGATGGGCAGAAAGGCTTTCCAAAGCGAAGATTATTGTCACACTCGAAGACCAGAAGGGGGCATCCAACGGCTGGGATATGGGGCCTGTTCTGGACAAAGGAGACTGGAGTACACGAACGTATTAA
- a CDS encoding sigma-70 family RNA polymerase sigma factor, which yields MSLTSKPISTPSPQSLAEDLARCTRGEQKALKHLYQLTSAKLFAVILRIVKDREIAEDCLQQVYIKIWQASSSYNSSKAAPMTWMNTIARNQALDHLRKLNREPRMEMEALDHQVDQGSSQEQIITDRQNSQEVHRCLKTLNDNQRRCLELSYFDGMTHQNLSNQLQVPIGTVKTWIRRGLMRLKECMTA from the coding sequence ATGAGTCTGACGTCCAAGCCAATATCAACACCGTCTCCCCAGAGCCTTGCTGAAGACCTGGCCAGGTGTACCCGGGGGGAACAAAAAGCCTTAAAGCATCTCTATCAGCTGACTTCGGCGAAACTCTTTGCCGTGATCCTGCGTATAGTGAAAGACCGGGAGATTGCTGAGGACTGTCTTCAGCAGGTTTATATCAAGATCTGGCAGGCATCATCCAGCTATAACAGCAGTAAGGCCGCTCCCATGACCTGGATGAACACCATTGCCAGAAATCAGGCACTGGACCATTTGCGAAAACTGAACCGGGAACCCCGGATGGAAATGGAAGCGCTTGACCATCAGGTCGATCAGGGTTCCAGCCAGGAGCAAATAATCACTGACAGGCAAAATAGCCAGGAAGTCCACCGCTGCCTGAAAACCTTGAACGATAACCAGAGACGCTGCCTGGAACTCAGTTATTTTGATGGCATGACTCATCAGAATCTTTCCAACCAGCTGCAAGTTCCTATTGGTACAGTAAAAACATGGATTCGACGTGGACTGATGAGGTTGAAGGAATGCATGACCGCTTAG
- a CDS encoding Hpt domain-containing protein, giving the protein MIDLGNLQQLTEDDAPLMQTLLNEFLNTTEDDLKSLDKAVEKQMHHEIASLAHRIKGSFMMVGASQLIQLSDELEAAGKHAENDKIESLLSDIKACYRKVSEAIKNL; this is encoded by the coding sequence TTGATCGACCTTGGGAACCTGCAACAACTCACCGAAGACGATGCACCTCTGATGCAGACACTTCTGAATGAATTCCTCAACACCACAGAAGACGACCTGAAGTCTCTGGACAAAGCGGTTGAAAAGCAGATGCACCACGAGATCGCCAGCCTGGCCCACCGAATCAAAGGCTCATTTATGATGGTGGGCGCCAGCCAGCTGATACAGCTGAGTGATGAGCTCGAAGCAGCCGGTAAACACGCTGAAAATGACAAGATCGAATCATTACTCTCTGATATAAAAGCCTGCTACCGCAAAGTTTCCGAAGCCATCAAAAACTTATAG
- a CDS encoding GNAT family protein: MRFDLGNGYCVRSFLYGDASSLSRHGNNWNVAKNLRDSFPHPYTIEHARAWIQHVKENEADTRFVIDFEGEAIGEIGFVTQLDVHRFTAEIGYWLSESHWGKGVMTQALSRVTQYAMDEMGLVRIYADVVDYNKGSGKVLEKCGFQLEGTLRKHIFKGDDYFDQYVYGLIRSDVQ; this comes from the coding sequence ATGCGCTTTGATCTGGGTAACGGATATTGTGTTAGAAGCTTTCTGTACGGTGATGCGTCATCGCTTTCACGTCATGGTAACAACTGGAATGTCGCCAAAAATCTCAGGGACAGTTTTCCACATCCTTACACGATAGAACATGCCAGGGCATGGATTCAGCATGTTAAGGAAAATGAGGCTGACACCCGTTTCGTGATTGACTTCGAAGGGGAAGCCATTGGCGAGATCGGCTTTGTAACCCAACTGGATGTCCATCGTTTTACGGCTGAAATCGGCTATTGGTTATCTGAATCCCATTGGGGAAAAGGGGTAATGACTCAAGCACTCAGCCGGGTTACCCAGTATGCCATGGACGAAATGGGTCTTGTTCGTATTTATGCCGATGTTGTTGATTACAATAAGGGGTCTGGAAAAGTACTCGAAAAGTGCGGTTTTCAACTCGAAGGGACCTTGAGAAAACATATTTTCAAAGGTGATGATTACTTTGATCAATACGTTTACGGTCTGATTCGCTCTGACGTTCAATAA